ACAAGGCGGTGTAGGCGGCTGTGGTTTCGCGCCGGCGCCAGGGGACACGCGATGACGTGGCCGGCGGTTGCCGCGGCGAGCAGGCAGCTGGCTGCGGTGTAGATGCGCCCAGTGTGGGCGGGCGTGGGATCAGGTACGTCGATGAGTCAGAACGGCTCGAATCGGCTCTGCAGAGTGGTTGGTCTGCTGCCGGCCCGGGTAGCGACGATGGCCAGGCTCGCGTCGGCAGTGAGGGGATCGTTGAGCCGTGTAAAGGAGGCTGCGTTGGTGATGTCGGGCGGTGTTGTGTTGACGAGGCTCCGTCGTTTATGGGCCGCCGTCTGCTGAAACGGGGTCGAGCTTGGGACGGCTCACGAACCCCTCACATGGCGAGCTATGCGGCGGTAACAAGTAGTTTCCAAGGTGACTATCGGGTAAAGTTTTGGGTGAAAATTCGCCATCGCCGCGGCGTGGCGCTGTGCGTGGCAGTAGCCCTTACATCCTTCACCCTGACCGCGGCCGACACCTTCCAGGACCCGGACGCCCCGCCGGCGGAGTTCGTCAGCCTCGAGCACGTACGCGACAACCTGTGGGAGCTCGCGGTGTCCTCGCCGTCGATGCAGCGCAACATCACCAACGACCTTGTCCTGCCCGAGGGTGGGCCGGACAACACAGCGCCGCGGCCGACCTTCTACCTCCTCGGCGGTGTGGGAGGCGGCGGGAGGGCGGGGTCCGGCAGCGCACCCGACTTCTTCCGCGGCAAGCTCATCAACGTGGTCACGCCGAGCGGCGCGATCGGTTCGCAGCAGGCGGACTGGGCGCAGGAGGACCCCACTGTCGGCCTGTACAAGTGGACGACCTATGTGACGAAGAAGCTTCCCCCGCTAATCGACGCCCCATTCCACGGCACGGGACACGACGCCATCGCGGGGATGTCGATGTCGGGCGGGCCCGCCCTGCACATCGCCACGCTCGACGAGCCCGTTAAGGATTCCCCGGCGCCGCTGTTGGTCGTCGACGAGCAGTTCGCGTACACCTGCACCCGCTACTTCGTCGACGAGGCGCGCGAGGCCGGACTCGACGTCGACTTCTACGAGTTCGACGAGGGCACGCACAACTGGGGCCTGTTCCGCCGCCAGCTCCCGGCAACCTGGGTAACAATTGGCCGGCTTTGGACGTCGAGTAGCGAAAGAAAAGGTGCGGACGCACCGAAAACGTGCGTCCGCGCTTGCGTGCGTGGGAGCGATTAGTGGTCGTCCCAGTGGCCGTCGTGGGCGGCGTGGCGGTGGCCGTCGTGGATGTAGTCGACGTGGTCGCCGTGGGGCACGGCCACGTGGCCGCAGCCCTCGCCGTGGACGTGCGGGTGGTCCTCGTGCACGTGGTGTTCGGAGGTCTCGCACTCGTCCCAGTGGCCGTCGTGCTCGCGGTGGAGGTGGCCGTCGTGGGCGTAGTCGACGTGGTCGCCGTGGGGCACCGCGACGTGGCCGCAGCCGGCGCCGTGGGTGTGCTCGTGCGTTTCGTGAATGGTGTGCGTGCTCATATGCTCGCCTCCTTGGTCGCTGATTTTCAGTACGTTTTCATTAAACATGATCGCGCGCGCGTTTTCAATACGTTTTCAAAAAGGTGGCGCAGCACACGCGGTTAGGCGATCCGGGAGCTGGGGGCATAGAGTTCTCGGCGTGTTGCGCACCATGCTGAAATCCAAGATCCACCGGGCTACCGTGACGCAGGCGGACCTGCACTACGTGGGATCCTGCACTATCGACGCCGACCTGATGGATGCCGCCGACATCCTCGAGGGCGAGCAGATCGATATCGTGGACATCAACAACGGCAATCGGCTGACCACCTACGCCATCACCGGCGACCGGGGCAGCGGCGTCATCGGCATCAATGGCGCAGCGGCACGCCTGATCAGCCCCGGCGATCTGGTCATCATTATCGGATACGCGCAGTACAGTGCCGAAGAGCTGGGCAGCTACCGCCCCCGCATCGTCTTTGTTGACGAGGAAAACGCGCCGCTCCAGGAAGGCCACGACCCCGCTCACGCGCCCTCGGGCTCCGGCCTGCTCAACCCCCGGCACCCGCAGGGCTGAATCAATTTATTGACCGCCTCCCCGCGGCGGCCTACCCTTACTTAAGGTCAAACTGACACTAAGTAGCCGCAGGAGGCCGACATGAGAGGGTGGCACAGCCTCAACGTCGCCGAACGGAAAAGGCAGGGTCCGTCGGTGGCGGTGTCCACCGTGGCCTTTTCCCTGGCCCCGCCGGCCACATCTGCCGAAAGGTCGGCATCTTTGCGGATCCCGTTGGTCAGGCGCACGCGCCCGCCGTACAAAGGCACTTGGGCGCTGCCGGGCGGCCCAACGGAGTGGAACAAGACGCTAACGCAGACGGCACGCGAGACGCTCGTGGCCGCCGCGCGCGCGGAGCCGAACTTCCTGGAGCAGCTCTACGCCTTCGGCTCCGTCGAGCGCTCCGCCCAGGCCGAACGCACAGTCACCATCGCCTACTGGGCCCAGTACAGGGGCTCGGACTTCCAGGGCAGCGAGCTTATCGACGACCCGCACGTCGCGTGGTTCCCCGTCGGCCGCCTGCCGGAACTGGCGTTCGACCACGCGGAGATCATCCGCACCGGAATCGACCGGCTGCGACGACGTGCCACGCAGACCTTCCTGGCGCACCGTTTTTTGGAGCGCCAGTTCACCCTCGCTCAGCTGCGCGGGGTCCACGAGATCCTCGTGGGCAAACGGGTTGACCCGGCCAATTTTCGCCGCCAGGCGCTCGCGTCTGGCGAGATCGTCGAGACCGGGGCGACCCAGGTGGGTACGAAACACCGCCCGGCAAAGCTGTACAGGTTCGCGACAACAGATAGGAACTAGAACAATGACCTCGGTAACCAACCTTATTCTCACAGCCGCGCGCAGGGAGGAACAGACCTGCGACGCGCAGCTGCCCGCCGAGCCGTGGGAGGTGGACCAGAATAATTCCTACGGCCCCGGCGCCTCCCGGGCCGACGCTTTCCCGCCGGTGGCGCCTCGGCAGGGCCCCGTGCCCGCGCGCTACACGCAGGCCAGCCCCGCGGAGCTCGACGCCATGATCGAGGAGGCGAAAAAGAAGCTCGGCGACCGGGTGAAGATTCTCGGCCACTTCTACCAGCGTGACGAGATTGTGAAGTTCGCGGACTTCGTCGGCGATTCCTTCAACTTGGCCCAGGCGGCGAAGAAGCACCCCGAGGCGGAGGCCTTCGTCTTCTGCGGCGTGCACTTCATGGCGGAGACCGCCGACATCCTCTCCGGCGACAACCAGGCGGTCCTCCTGCCCAACTTGGCCGCCGGCTGCTCTATGGCGGACATGGCCTCCATCGGCCAGGTCGAGGCGTGCTGGGAGGAGCTGACCGAGGTGCTGCCGCAGGACGGTGCCAGGGCCCCGCTCGTGCCGGTGACCTACATGAATTCCTCCGCGGACATCAAGGCGTTTTGCGGGCGCAACGGGGGAATTGTCTGCACCTCCTCCAACGCGCGCACCGTACTGGAGTGGGTCTTCGAACGCGGCGAACGCGTGGTGTTCTTGCCGGATCAGCACCTCGGGCGCAACACCGCGCGCGCGATGGGCATCGCCGACGAGCAGATCATCATGTGGAACCCACACCAGCCGCTCGGCGGCAACACCCCCGAGCAGGTGGAAAATGCCAAGGTGATCCTGTGGAACGGGTTTTGCTCGGTGCACAAGCGATTCACGGTCGCCCAGATTGAGCGGGCGCGCGCTGAGTACCCGGGCGTGCGCGTCATCGTCCACCCGGAGTGCCCGGCGCCCGTCGTGGACGCGGCGGACGTGTCGGGCTCGACCGAGGTGATCCGCCGGGAGGTGGAGGCCGCCGAGCCGGGTAGCGTCTTGGCTATCGGGACCGAGATCAACATGGTCAACCGGCTGGCGCAGCAGTACCCGGACCGCACGATCTTCTGCCTCGATCCCGTCGTCTGCCCCTGCTCGACGATGTACCGCATCCACCCCGCCTACCTGGCGTGGGTGCTCGAGGCGCTGCTCGAGGGCGAAACCCCCAACCGCATCGTGGTGCCGGATGAGGTCGCCGCCGACGCCCGCGTCGCGCTCGAGCGCATGCTCGCCGCGAAGCCATGAGGCACGTCATCGTCGTAGGCGCGGGCGTGGCGGGCCTCAGCGCCGCGCTGGCCGCCGCGCAGGCAGCCGAGGTGACGCTCGTCTACCCGGGCGAAGATATCGCTTCGAGCCCGGGCTCGACCCAGCTCGCGCAGGGCGGGATCGCGGCCGCGATCGGCCCGGGCGACACCCCGGCGGCGCACGCGCGCGACACGGTCGCGGCGGGCGCGGGGCTCGTCGATAAGCATGCGGCTTTACACCTCGCCGAACGCGGCGCGCGCGAGGTGCGTGCTCTGTGTGAGGCGGGTTTTCCCGCTGATCCCGGCCTCGGCCTGGAGGGCGCGCACTCCGTGGCGCGGATCACGCACGCCGGGGGCGATCGCACAGGCGCCGAGCTGCACCGCTTCCTCGCCGCCCGCGTGGGCGCCACCCCGCGCATCCACCACGCGGCCGGAAGCGGCCTCAGCTTGTCGCTAATCGACGGCCAGATCACCGGCCTTGATTCCCTCGCCGGCGACGCGGTCATCCTCGCCACCGGCGGCTACAGCGGCGTCTACCCGCGCTCGACGGGGGCGCCCGGGGCGACGGGCGGGGGAATCCTCGCCGCCGCCCGCGCCGGCGCGCTGCTCGCCGACATGGAGTTCGTGCAGTTCCACCCGACCGTGCTCGAGGGCACGGGCGCCCTCATCTCCGAGGCCGTGCGCGGCGCCGGGGCGCACCTCGTCGACGGGGAGGGGAATCGCTTCCTCTTTGAGGTCGACCCGCGCGGCGAGCTCGCCCCGCGCGATGTCGTCTCCGCCGGGATCCACCGCGCGCTGCGTGAGGCGGGGGCAACGGTGTGGCTCGACGCCCGCCACGTCGAAGGCCTGTCGCGCCGGTTCCCCGGCGTGAGCGCGCGCCTCGCCGAGGCCGGGATCGACTGGGCCCGCGAGCTGGTCCCCGTCGCCCCGGCCGCGCACTACTGCATGGGCGGGATTGTCACCGACCTTGAGGGGCGCACTACCGTGCCCGGGCTCTACGCCGTCGGCGAGGCCGCGCGCACCGGGGTCCACGGGGCGAACCGGCTGGCCTCGAACTCGCTTCTTGAGGGCCTGGTGTTCGGCGCCGCGGCCGGCACCGCCGCCGCAGCCGGCACTCCCTGGCGCACGCCGCGGACGGCGGGGGAGATCCTCGACGTCGCCGCGCCCGCGGGCGCAAACCCGGAGGATGACGCCGCCGCCCGCGCGGCGATCGGCGCGGGGCTGGCGGTCGAGCGCACCGCCGAGGGGATTGCCGCTACCGCCCGCGTCCTCAGCGCCGGCGGCGGCACCGTCGCCTCCGTCGGCCTGTTCATGGCCACCGCCGCGGCCGCGCGGACCGAATCGCGCGGCGCCCACCGCCGCCTCGATTACCCCGACACCGACCCCACCCAGGCGCGCCCGCTTGTGCTGCGCGCCGTCTAGGAAAGGCACCATGCTCACCCACCACGCAATCACCGCCGCCGTCACGGCCGCCCTCACCGAGGACGCGCCCTGGGGCGACATCACCGTCCACGCCGCCATCCCCGACAACGCGCGCTTGCGCACCGCCCTCGTTGCCCGCGAGCCGGGCGTGTTCGCCGGGGGAGAGGTCGTGCGCGCGGCCTTCGCGCTCACCGACCCGGCCATCTCGGTCACCAGGCTCGCCGCCGAGGGCGCCCGCTTCGGCGCCGGGGACCGCCTCGCCCTCATCGAGGGCCCGGCCCGCGGCATCCTCACCGCCGAGCGCGTCGCCCTCAACTTCGCTCAGCGCATGTGCGCGGTGGCCACGCTCACGGCGCGCTACGTCGACGCCGTCGCGGGCTACGATGTGCGCATCGCGGACACCCGCAAGACCACGCCGGGGCTGCGCGCCTTCGAAAAGCACGCCGTGCGCGCCGGCGGCGGCCACAATCACCGCCACGGCCTCTCGGACGCCGTCATGGTCAAAGACAACCACCTGGCCGCGCTCGGCGGGGACGCCACGCAGGCGCTGCGGCTCATCCGCTCCCGCGTCGGGCACACCACCCACATCGAGGTCGAGGTCGACCGCATCGACCAGATCGAACCCGTCCTCGCGGCCGGGGTGGACAGCATCATGCTGGACAACTTCACCCCCGATGAGCTGCGGCAGGCCGTCGCACTGATCGGCGCCCGCGCCGCCACCGAGGCCAGCGGCAACGTCAGCCTGGACACAGTCGCCGCCATCGCCGCCACCGGGGTCGACGTCATCTCCGTGGGCAAGCTCACCCACAGCGCCGGCTCGCTGGACCTGGGGCTGGACGAGATCAGGGACGCCGCGGCGTGACCTACCTCGACGCCGCCGCCACGGCCCCGCTGCGCCCCGAGGCGCGCGAGGCGATGCTGAGGGTGTGGGACGCCGGCAGCGCCAACCCGTCGAGCGTGCATTCGGCCGGGCAATGGGCCGCCCGAGAGGTCGAACACGCCCGCGAGCGCATCGCCGCCGCCTTCGGGGTGCGCCCCGACGGGGTGGTGTTCACCTCCGGCGGCACGGAGGCGAACAACCTCGGCATCATCGGCCGCGCGCTCGCCGAGCCCGGTTCGCGGCGCATTTACACCACCCGCGCCGAGCACTCCTCGGTTCTGGCCAGCTGCGACTACCTCGCCCGCGTCCACGGGTTCGAGGTGCGCTTCTTGGAGGTGGACGGCGAGGGGAGCGTCGACACGCGCGCGCCCGAGGATGCCTCCCTGATCGCGGTGGGGCTTGCCAACGGCGAGGTCGGCACCGTCTCCGACCCCGGCGAGCTGCTTTGCGCCGCGCCCTGCCACGTCGACGCCGTGCAGGCGGCGGCGAACCTCCCGCTCAGCCTCGCCGCCGGCGGCTGGCCCGGGCCCGCGGTGGCCAGCATGGCCATCGCCTCCCACAAGTTCGGCGGGCCCCAGGGAGTCGGCGCGCTCATCCTGCCGCGCGACGCTCCGCTCGAGCCGGTCATCCACGGCGGCGGGCAGGAAAGTGGGCGCCGCTCCGGCACCCACAACGTCGCCGGCATCGCGGGATTCGCCGCGGCTGTTGCCGCCCACACAGCGCGCGCCGGCACGCGCGCCGTGGAGCTCATGCGCTCGCGCGACGAGCTCATCCGCGCGGTGGAAACAGGCGTACCCGGGGCGCGTCTGACAGGGCACCGGACCCAGCGACTGCCCAACCACGCCTCCTTCGTCGTCGACGGGGTCAGCGGCGAGGCGCTGCTTGTCGCCCTCGACGTCGCCGGCTATGCCGTCAGCTCCGGTTCCGCCTGCCGCGCCGGGCAATCCGAGCCCTCGCCGGTGCTGCTGGCGATGGGGATCGACGCCGACCTCGCCCGCTCCGCGCTGCGCTTCACGCTGCCCGCACCGCTTTCCGCAGCCGAGATCTCGCGCATCGTCGAGGTGCTGCGCGGCGAGGTCCAGCGCGCCCGCGCATAATGTGAGACGGTGTTACGGTGAATGAACAGAAAACCGGTGGCGCCGCTGAAGTCTTCGGCGCCTTCCTGCGCCTCGGCCTGACGTCTTTCGGCGGGCCCGTTGCCCACCTCGGCTACTTCCGCGAGGAGTTCGTCCAGCGCCGCAAGTGGCTGGGGGAGAGGGAGTACGCCGACTTGGTCGCCCTGTGCCAGTTCCTCCCCGGCCCGGCCTCGAGCCAGGTCGGCATGGCGCTGGGGCTGCGCCGCGCCGGGTTCGCGGGGATGGCCGCGGCCTGGGTGGCCTTCACTCTGCCGTCGGTGCTGTTGATGGTGCTCTTCGCGCTCGGGGTTGCCAACCTCGGCGACATCGAGGGCGCCGGGTGGCTGGCAGGGCTCAAGGTCGCGGCTGTGGCCGTCGTCGCTCACGCGGTGCTCGGCATGGCGACAAACCTGGTGACGGACAAGTGGCGCGCCCTGATCGCAGCAGCGGCGGCGATCGCCGTTCTCCTGGTCACCAACCCCTTCGTGCAGGTGGCCGTGATCGTCCTCGGCGCCGCCGCGGGGTGGGCGCTGTTGCGCCGCGCCGACACCCCGGCGCCGGACGGGGAAGGGGAGCGCACAGCGCCGAACCGGGTGCCGCGGCCGCTCGCGGTGGTCTGCCTCGTCCTTTTCGCCGCGGGTCTCGTGTTGCTTCCGGTTCTCAACCGCGCCGTCGACGAGGTGGGGGTGCAGATCCTCGACACCTTCTACCGTGCGGGCGCGCTGGTCTTCGGGGGCGGGCACGTCGTTTTGCCCCTGCTCGAGCAGGCGACCGTGCCCGCCGGGCTCGTGGATCACAACACCTTCCTTGCCGGCTACGGCGCGGCCCAGGCCGTGCCGGGCCCGCTGTTTACCTTCGCCTCCTTCCTCGGCGCGAGCGCCGAGGGGATCAGCTGGTGGTGGGGCGCGATTGTGGCCACGGTGGCGATCTTCGTGCCCGCTGCGCTCCTTGTCGTCGGCGCCATGCCGTTTTGGGAGACGCTGCGCCACCACTCCGCCGCCGCCAGCGTCTTGGCGGGGGCCAATGCCGCAGTGGTGGGCATCCTGGGTGCGGCGCTGTACACGCCCGTGTTCACCGCGGGGGTGACGGGCCCGGCGACGATGGCGGTGGCTCTTGCCGCCTTTACCGCGCTGCAGGGGTGGAAGCTGCCTGCTTGGGCTGTCGTCATAGCTTCTGCTGCTGTTGGCGCAGTTTTCCTATGATTTCCCCTTCATACGGCCCCGGGGTACGTTGAAAAAAAGCCTCGTTTAACTGTCAACGGCCTGTCCGCAGCCGCCCTCGCCGCCGCTGTGGCGCTTCCCGCCGTTACCGCGGCGCCGACCGCAAACGCACAGGCCCTGCCCCCGGAAACCGTCGGGCTGTCCACAGTGAACCCGCTGTCCTCCGTCATTACGGGGCTGCCCAGCTACACGGGCTCGAGCGTCCTCGATGCGGCGAGCGTGCCCTTTGCGTCGGCAAGCATGCTTTCTCACGTTCCGCCTCTGGCCGTGCCCTCGCTGATGCTGGCGATCCTCGGGCGGGGTATCTTCGGCTCGGCTCTGTACCAGAACGTCGGCCTGAGCAGCCAGCCGTTGAGCTCCGCGGTCACGGATCCAACGCCGACCTACCCGGACATGTCCGCGCCCGCGGCGGAGTTCGTCAGCCTCGCCCACATCGAGGGCAACGTCTACGAGCTCACCGTGTACTCGCCTTCCATGCAGCGAAACGTGCAGAACGAGATCCTCCTGCCGGGCGGGCCAGACAACACCGAACCGCGCCCCACCCTGTACCTCATGATGGGGGCCGACGGCGCCGCCGGCGGCATCACGTGGCGGACCGCCACCGATTACGAGGAATTCTTCGCCGACAAGCTCATCAACGTGGTCACCCCGAAGGGTTCGGTCTCCTCCATGCAGGCCGACTGGTACCGCGACGACCCCGTCACCGGCACCAACCGCTGGTCCACATACATGACGAGGGAGCTTCCGCAGCTTATCGACGCCCACTTCTTCGGCACCGGCCGCGACGCGATCGCTGGTGTCTCCATGTCCGGGGGGCCGGCCCTGACCATCGCCGGCTACGACCCGGAGCGCTTTGTCGCCGCGGGCTCCTTTTCCGGCTGCCCCGCCACCTCGGGCGCGATCGGCGCCGCATGGACGGCAGCCGCGGTGCTCATGAACGGCGCCAACCCGGTGAACATGTGGGGCCTGCCCGGTGACGCCGCCTGGTTCGCGCACTCGCCGGTGTTGAACCTCGAGTCCCTGCGCGGGGTCGACCTGTTCGTCGCGGCCTCCATGGGCGTGCCAGGGGCCATCGACGGCGGAACCGGCCTGTCCTCCCGGGTGCAGCGCCTCGGTTTCCCGATGGTGATGGAGGGTGCCTCCTACGCCTGCTCCGCCCACTTCGCCAACGAGGCCCGCAGCGCCGGGCTGAACGTCGACTGGTACGAAACGCCCGAGGGGACCCACACCTGGGGCCTGTTCGAGGACGAGCTGCGCACGAGCTGGCGCACCCTCGGACCGGCCCTCGGCGTGGAGTAAAAGGGCCCCGGAACAGGCGATTTGTTGAACGGGGTCGCGGTGGATTACGTTTAACAGGTCGCAAGCACAAAGCGAACGCGCCCCGTTCGTCTAGCGGCCTAGGACGTCGCCCTCTCACGGCGGTAACACGGGTTCAAATCCCGTACGGGGTACAACAGAACAAGCGCCCGGCACCCGACATGGGGCCGGGCGCTTGTTCGCTCGGGGTTGGTTAGTCCTCGTTGAAATCGTCGAGGATGAGCTGCGCGAGCGGGCCCGCGGACGCCGGGTTTTGCCCGCTGTAGAGAGACCCGTCGGCGACGACGCGTGGCGCAAAAGGCTCGTCGGCCTTGATGTAGTCGACGCCGAGCTCGATGAGGCGGTCCTCCACGAGCCAGGAAAGCTTGTCAGCCAAGCCCCCGGCGCGCTCCTCCTCGTTGGAAAAGCCCGTCAGTGCGCGGCCCTGGAAGGGCGAGGCCCCCTCGCCGTTCGCGGTCGCGAGCACGACGGCCGGGGCGTGGCACAACAGCGCCAGAGGGGCATCTGCCTCCAGGCGCGCGGTGAGCAGGGCCGCCGAGTCCTCGTTGACTGCCAGATCCTCCATCGGGCCGTGCCCGCCGGGGTAGAACACGAGGTCGTAGTCGGCGGAATCCACCTGTTCGAGCGGGAGCGGGTGGGCCAGCACGTCGTCCAGGCCGTCGAGCGCGTCGGGTTCACCGGTTTTCTCGTCGAGGCTGACCGGGTCCGGCGTCGGAGTCGCCCCTCCCGGGGTGGCCACCGCCAGGTCCCAGCCCGCGTCGGCGAAAAGGCGGTACGGGGTGGCGAACTCGCCGGCCCAAAAGCCGGTGGGGTGGGTCGTGGCGTCGTTAAGCGTGATGTCCTTTGCCGCGGAAAGGACAAAAAGAGCGCGTGGCATGCGTGTTCCTCCTTAAAGTTTGACGACCATCTTGCCGGTGTTGGTGCCCTCGAAAAGCTCGAGGAAGGCCCCCGGCATGTTGTCCAGGCCCTCGCGCACCGTGGTCTCGTAGGTGATGGAGCCGTCGAGGACGAGGGGCGCGATGCGCTCCTGGAACTCCTGGTCGAGGTGGCGGTACTGCCCCAAGACGAAGCCGCGCAGCGTGAGGCACTTGCCCACGGCCTGGAACAGGTTGCGCGGGCCCGTCGCCTTGCCGCGGTCGTTGTACTGGGAGATCGCGCCGCACATGGCCACGCGGCCGAAGGTGTTGAAGTGGTCGATCGCGGCCTCGAGGTGGTCGCCGCCGACGTTGTCGAAGTAGAAGTCGATACCCTCGGGGGCCGCCTTGCCGAGCTGCCCGCTCACGTCGCCGTCCTTGTAGTTGAAGGCGTCGTCGAAGCCCAGATCCTTGACGTACTCGACCTTTTCCGGCGTGCCCGCGGAGCCGATGACGCGGGAGGCGCCGAGCTGCTTGGCAATCTGCCCGGCGGCGGAGCCGACCGCGCCCGCAGCGCCTGAGATGAAGGCGACGTCTCCCTCCTTCAGCTCGCCCACAGCCGTCAGGCCGACGTAAGCGGTCAGCCCGGTGGTGCCCAAAATGCCCAGGTAGGCCTCGGCCGGGGCGGCGTTGGTGTCAATCGCCTCGGCTTTGTCGGCGGGCAGGATCGCGTGGGAGCGCCAGCCCTGGAAGTGGCGGACGGTGTCGCCGACCTGGAAGTGCTCGGAGCGGGACTCGGTCACCGTACCGATCGCGGTGCCGGTGAGCGGCTGATCGATCTGGAAGGGCTCGATGTAGGACTTCGCGTCGTTCATGCGCCCGCGCATGTAGGGGTCAACGCTGGCGAGGGTGTTCTCGACGAGGATCTGGCCGTCCTCGAGCGCGGGCAGCTCCGCCTCCTCGAGGCGGAAGTTCTCCGCCGTGGGGGTGCCCTCCGGGCGGGAAGCCAGGACCCATTGGGTGGTCGTCGTCATGGTCGTCTCCTTACTTCGCTTCGCGTGCAGTACCGCCACCGACCATACGCGCGGGCCTTGCGCGCCTCTAGAATGTAGCCCGTGAGCTGCAATATCTTCGAAATCGACGTCTTCTCCGGCGGCGCCTTCGTCGGCAACCCAGTCGCCGTGATCGCCGGTGCAGAGGGAGCGGATACTGAGACAATGCGCCGCGTCGCCGCATGGCTGAACTACTCCGAAACCACCTTCCTGCTGCCCCCGACGAGACAGGGCGCTGACTACCGCGTGCGCATCTTCAGCCCACGCGGCGAGTACGACTTCGCAGGCCACCCCACCCTCGGCTCGGCGCGGGCCTGGTTGGAAACCGGCGCCGCGCCGGCGCGGGAGGGCACGATCGTGCAGGAGTGCGCCGCCGGCCTCGTGCCCGTGCGGGTCCGCGGCGAGACCTTTTCCTACGCCACGCCGCCGCTGCGCCGCGGCGAGCCGCTCAGCGAGGAGGAGATCGCCGAGATCTGCGCGGCTTTCGCTTTACGCCGCGCAGACATCGTGGCGGCGGCGTGGGGCGATAACGGGCCGGGCTGGAAGATGGTGCAGCTGCGCAGCATTGATACGTTGCGCGCGCTGCCTTTCCCGCGGGGTGCCGAGATGAAGGTGGGGTTTGTGGCGCTCACGGGAGCGGCGCGTTGCGAGGTCCGGGCGCTGTTCGGCAGCGGGGAGGATCCGGCGACCGGCAGCCTGAACGGGGCTATCGCGCAGTGGCTGCGGGCGCGCGGGCTCGTCCCCGCCCGCTACGTCGCCGAACAGGGGAGGCAGGTGGGCCGCCGCGGCCGCATAGAGCTTGTCGACGACACCACCGACGTCTGGGTCGGCGGCCGCGTTGAGGTGCGGGTCCGCGGGCGCATCGACCTGCGCCCCTAACCCTGCAGGACCTTGGTCTTGGCCACTGCCTCGTCCATCTTGCCGATGGGAGTGGCCAAAAGGTTGCGCAGCCAGAGCCCGAGGGCGAGGAAGGGCAGCGTAAACAGCAGGAGCATGCCGATCGCCTTCCAGAAATCGCCGTCGTAGGTGCCGAAGATGGCCGCGCGCATCGCCCAGACGGAGTAGGTGGCCGGCAGCCACGGGCTCGTGCCCTGCACCCACCCGGGCAGCATAATCAGGGGGTAGGCGCCGCCCGCGGCGGAAACTTGCAGCACGAGGAGGATCACGCCGATCGCCTTGCCGGCGTTGCTCAAGGAGAGCACCAGCGTGTAGCAGATCATGTGGAAGACCAAGCTGGAAACCCACCCCGCGACGAACAGGAGGAAGGGGTGCGCGGGCGCGATCTCCACGTAGAGGATGAGCCCGGCCATAATCAGCGTCGACTGGGCCAGACCGGTGACCACAAACGTGAGGTAGCGGCCGAAGTACTCCTGGGCCGTGGTCACGTCTTCGGGGTCGACCACGTTTTGCACCATCGAGTCCTTGTCGGTGCGCAGCGCAACCGCGCTCAGCAGAGCGCCGACCCAGAGGGCGATCACGGTGTAGAGCGGCGTCATCCCGGCGCCGAAGCTGGCGCGGGGGAAGACGGCCTGCCGGTCCACCTCGATGGGGGCCACGAGGGCGTCGGCGAGCTCCTCGGGGCGGTTGGCAATGAGGTCGGCCAGCTCACTCAGATCGCCGTCTTGGCGCGCCTGCACGATGGCGCGCTGTGCGTCCTGCATCGTCGCGGCGCTCTCGCGCATGGATTC
This is a stretch of genomic DNA from Corynebacterium auris. It encodes these proteins:
- a CDS encoding cysteine desulfurase family protein codes for the protein MTYLDAAATAPLRPEAREAMLRVWDAGSANPSSVHSAGQWAAREVEHARERIAAAFGVRPDGVVFTSGGTEANNLGIIGRALAEPGSRRIYTTRAEHSSVLASCDYLARVHGFEVRFLEVDGEGSVDTRAPEDASLIAVGLANGEVGTVSDPGELLCAAPCHVDAVQAAANLPLSLAAGGWPGPAVASMAIASHKFGGPQGVGALILPRDAPLEPVIHGGGQESGRRSGTHNVAGIAGFAAAVAAHTARAGTRAVELMRSRDELIRAVETGVPGARLTGHRTQRLPNHASFVVDGVSGEALLVALDVAGYAVSSGSACRAGQSEPSPVLLAMGIDADLARSALRFTLPAPLSAAEISRIVEVLRGEVQRARA
- a CDS encoding PhzF family phenazine biosynthesis protein, translated to MSCNIFEIDVFSGGAFVGNPVAVIAGAEGADTETMRRVAAWLNYSETTFLLPPTRQGADYRVRIFSPRGEYDFAGHPTLGSARAWLETGAAPAREGTIVQECAAGLVPVRVRGETFSYATPPLRRGEPLSEEEIAEICAAFALRRADIVAAAWGDNGPGWKMVQLRSIDTLRALPFPRGAEMKVGFVALTGAARCEVRALFGSGEDPATGSLNGAIAQWLRARGLVPARYVAEQGRQVGRRGRIELVDDTTDVWVGGRVEVRVRGRIDLRP
- a CDS encoding alpha/beta hydrolase; its protein translation is MALPAVTAAPTANAQALPPETVGLSTVNPLSSVITGLPSYTGSSVLDAASVPFASASMLSHVPPLAVPSLMLAILGRGIFGSALYQNVGLSSQPLSSAVTDPTPTYPDMSAPAAEFVSLAHIEGNVYELTVYSPSMQRNVQNEILLPGGPDNTEPRPTLYLMMGADGAAGGITWRTATDYEEFFADKLINVVTPKGSVSSMQADWYRDDPVTGTNRWSTYMTRELPQLIDAHFFGTGRDAIAGVSMSGGPALTIAGYDPERFVAAGSFSGCPATSGAIGAAWTAAAVLMNGANPVNMWGLPGDAAWFAHSPVLNLESLRGVDLFVAASMGVPGAIDGGTGLSSRVQRLGFPMVMEGASYACSAHFANEARSAGLNVDWYETPEGTHTWGLFEDELRTSWRTLGPALGVE
- the chrA gene encoding chromate efflux transporter, which gives rise to MNEQKTGGAAEVFGAFLRLGLTSFGGPVAHLGYFREEFVQRRKWLGEREYADLVALCQFLPGPASSQVGMALGLRRAGFAGMAAAWVAFTLPSVLLMVLFALGVANLGDIEGAGWLAGLKVAAVAVVAHAVLGMATNLVTDKWRALIAAAAAIAVLLVTNPFVQVAVIVLGAAAGWALLRRADTPAPDGEGERTAPNRVPRPLAVVCLVLFAAGLVLLPVLNRAVDEVGVQILDTFYRAGALVFGGGHVVLPLLEQATVPAGLVDHNTFLAGYGAAQAVPGPLFTFASFLGASAEGISWWWGAIVATVAIFVPAALLVVGAMPFWETLRHHSAAASVLAGANAAVVGILGAALYTPVFTAGVTGPATMAVALAAFTALQGWKLPAWAVVIASAAVGAVFL
- a CDS encoding type 1 glutamine amidotransferase domain-containing protein, which translates into the protein MPRALFVLSAAKDITLNDATTHPTGFWAGEFATPYRLFADAGWDLAVATPGGATPTPDPVSLDEKTGEPDALDGLDDVLAHPLPLEQVDSADYDLVFYPGGHGPMEDLAVNEDSAALLTARLEADAPLALLCHAPAVVLATANGEGASPFQGRALTGFSNEEERAGGLADKLSWLVEDRLIELGVDYIKADEPFAPRVVADGSLYSGQNPASAGPLAQLILDDFNED
- a CDS encoding NADP-dependent oxidoreductase translates to MTTTTQWVLASRPEGTPTAENFRLEEAELPALEDGQILVENTLASVDPYMRGRMNDAKSYIEPFQIDQPLTGTAIGTVTESRSEHFQVGDTVRHFQGWRSHAILPADKAEAIDTNAAPAEAYLGILGTTGLTAYVGLTAVGELKEGDVAFISGAAGAVGSAAGQIAKQLGASRVIGSAGTPEKVEYVKDLGFDDAFNYKDGDVSGQLGKAAPEGIDFYFDNVGGDHLEAAIDHFNTFGRVAMCGAISQYNDRGKATGPRNLFQAVGKCLTLRGFVLGQYRHLDQEFQERIAPLVLDGSITYETTVREGLDNMPGAFLELFEGTNTGKMVVKL